Proteins encoded by one window of Actinomycetota bacterium:
- the smpB gene encoding SsrA-binding protein SmpB, producing MPRREPPGTVATNRRARHDYEILETIEAGVVLRGSEVKTLREGKASLQDAYAVVDGGDIVLHMQIPAYSHTGYEGHEPTRPRKLLLHRKQIDQLAARINERGLTLVPLRIYFKGQLVKVELGLARGKRAYDKRQSLAKRDAEREMARVRKARTRG from the coding sequence ATGCCCAGGCGCGAGCCCCCGGGCACGGTCGCGACCAACCGCCGTGCCCGGCACGACTACGAGATCCTCGAGACGATCGAGGCCGGGGTGGTCCTGCGGGGCAGCGAGGTCAAGACCCTGCGCGAGGGCAAGGCGTCCCTCCAGGACGCCTACGCCGTGGTCGACGGCGGCGACATCGTCCTGCACATGCAGATCCCGGCCTACTCCCACACCGGCTACGAGGGCCACGAGCCGACCCGCCCCCGCAAGCTGCTGCTCCACCGCAAGCAGATCGACCAGCTGGCGGCCCGGATCAACGAGCGCGGCCTGACCCTGGTCCCGCTGCGCATCTACTTCAAGGGCCAGCTGGTCAAGGTCGAGCTGGGCCTGGCCCGGGGCAAGCGCGCCTACGACAAGCGCCAGTCGCTGGCCAAGCGCGACGCCGAGCGCGAGATGGCCCGGGTCCGCAAGGCCCGCACGCGAGGCTAG
- a CDS encoding cell division ATP-binding protein FtsE: DIMRLLERINRTGTTVVMATHDERIVDQMRKRVVELEHGKVVRDQERGVYDLGV, translated from the coding sequence GGACATCATGCGGCTGCTGGAGCGGATCAACCGGACCGGGACCACCGTGGTCATGGCCACCCACGACGAACGCATCGTCGACCAGATGCGCAAGCGGGTGGTCGAGCTGGAGCACGGCAAGGTCGTCCGCGACCAGGAGCGGGGGGTGTACGACCTTGGCGTTTAG
- the ftsX gene encoding permease-like cell division protein FtsX: protein MAFRLSYIAVEAYRGFRRNLLLAISMVIIVAISLTLFGIALLAGKQVSLFGGYWSDKIEVSVFLAPKIPAQQREDIRRQLEAVPVVERVYYESKEDAYARFRDQFKDSPDMVRNVSPDVLPESYRVKLKDPTQFAQVHDEFCSGTFNDRGKEVCNPGIDSVIDQKKLVERLFAVLNMLKNSFFVLAAVLGIAAVVLIAVTVRVAAFARRKETQIMKLVGASNTYIRLPFLAEGVVAGLLGTLIAFGLLRAGMFYLDRVRNQVSIFQILPAVGMREFYASCVVLLALGVVASALASLLALRKYVRI, encoded by the coding sequence TTGGCGTTTAGGCTGTCGTACATCGCCGTCGAGGCCTACCGGGGGTTCCGCCGCAACCTCCTGCTGGCCATCTCGATGGTCATCATCGTCGCCATCAGCCTGACCCTGTTCGGGATCGCGCTGCTGGCCGGCAAGCAGGTGTCGCTGTTCGGCGGCTACTGGTCGGACAAGATCGAGGTCTCGGTCTTCCTCGCCCCCAAGATCCCGGCCCAGCAGCGCGAGGACATCCGCCGCCAGCTGGAGGCGGTGCCGGTGGTGGAGCGGGTCTACTACGAGTCCAAGGAGGACGCCTACGCGCGCTTCCGGGACCAGTTCAAGGACTCGCCCGACATGGTCCGCAACGTCAGCCCGGACGTGCTGCCCGAGAGCTACCGGGTCAAGCTCAAGGACCCGACCCAGTTCGCCCAGGTCCACGACGAGTTCTGCTCGGGCACCTTCAACGACCGCGGCAAAGAGGTCTGCAACCCGGGGATCGACTCCGTGATCGACCAGAAGAAGCTGGTCGAGCGGCTGTTCGCGGTCCTCAACATGCTCAAGAACTCCTTCTTCGTGCTGGCCGCGGTGCTCGGCATCGCCGCCGTGGTCCTGATCGCGGTGACGGTGCGGGTGGCCGCGTTCGCGCGGCGCAAGGAGACCCAGATCATGAAGCTGGTCGGGGCCTCCAACACCTACATCCGGCTGCCGTTCCTGGCCGAGGGCGTGGTCGCCGGCCTGCTCGGCACCCTGATCGCCTTCGGGCTGCTCCGGGCGGGCATGTTCTACCTGGACCGGGTCCGCAACCAGGTGTCGATCTTCCAGATCCTGCCCGCGGTCGGGATGCGCGAGTTCTACGCCTCCTGCGTGGTGCTGCTGGCCCTCGGGGTGGTCGCCTCGGCCCTGGCCAGCCTGCTGGCGCTCCGCAAGTACGTGCGGATCTAG